ACTTGATGAACAGGGCGAACACTTGACTGAGCACCGTCAGCGCCAACCTCTTGCTCCATACCCGAAACACCACCATCTTTTTCACCTTTCTTTTTCTGGCTTAAGAAAGACTACAGCTAAGAAGTTGTCAAGTTCGGAACTCTTCCACCTACAACACAACAAAATACACATCAAAAACACGTTACAGTAGCATAAACTCCCTAAAACCATTCACGTATCTATATATACCCCTAGTGCCTCTTTATCTGATTCAACTTTTACCATTTCAGAAATCGACAACAAATTACATGCTGCAAAGCAATCTATCaagaaatccaaaaataatttttcatcttCATTCCTCCCAGTGGCTTCCAATATTTGCATTGGCTCTGGACATCAGTAAAGGAAAAAATTTTCACCGAACTCATCGTCTAAAAAGAAGGGGTATTCGGTCTCTCATGACTGAACTTTACAAACATAACTTTAAAATCTTTAAACGAAgatttatacaaaataaatagcGAACGACCAGGATAGCTACTGAGGTTAATTCAAACACCTTTTCGATCACCCTTAGAttgaaataaagagaaaaagatatttagtAAAGGTGGGAAATCAAGAAAATCCATTAGGCATTGAAAGGCCCACAGAAAAGCCCATGCATTTGGGTGAAGCTGTAAGAGTGCACAGTTCAACTGAGTTAAGACACTACACTCAAAatctaaaaatgaaaatttcaaatttaattctaTCAAACACGAAAAGTACAGGTAAAAGTACATCCAATCTCCTCTTCTCTCGCAGACTCTCTCCTCGCTGCTACAAGGGAGCAACTCTACACCGATAGCAGCACCAACctttatcaatttcaaagaatTGAGTCCATGCTACAACTCAACATTGTTGAAGGTTAAAGCGTGATGCTTCACGTCAACGTGAACCCAACAATAGATATCctcctttttaaattttaccaCCTTATCCCTAGCCATTACTGAAAGAAACAAAGTCAAAAGACAAGAACTACTAACTTTTAGAAGTCATGTCTTTTTCTGCTTCACACTAAGATGCAGTAGATAGCCAATGTCATTTTTCAAAGCACAACAAGTAATAAAGAAATCCAATAAACCCCATCACACCTTCTCCTACTACTCAACAGTTAGATTTTAAAACTGTTCAGTTAGTGTGGCGGTAATTTTCTCGAAGTAGCCGCCAAAAACATTATTACACCCATCACACTTTTTgtattctaaaaatatagaaaaaccTAGTTTGCCCATGCCTACCGAAGTGACGCGCGTTGAACTTGGGAGCTCAAAGGATAAGGATTAATCCGAGGTATAACACCAGGAGTAAAGCCTAACGACAGGATACAGATCCAGCAAGTCAAGTTTTGGGGGCTGTGTTCTTTAACTCTCATAACTCGGAGAGATACGGTTATACCTCGGATACgcattcaaaatattttcaaataaacaaacggCCCAGTATGAAAAGCTGCCTCCAACCCTCTCGGACTCGCCTCGAAATTCGGGGATGGTGGTGAAAGGCCATTCATTTTAAACAACGATAAATAATAGCACTAATACAATTAAAAGGGACATATTTAGAAAAACAAATCACAATCCTAACATTTTTAGTTATGTTTTCACTTTAAGAGATATATTATTGATTTGAGCGTCGAACTCCTTTTTGCAGGTTTCACGACTAGGCTCAAGTTCCGAAGATTTCACATATATGATGTCTAGGAAGCTTGGAAGTATTCACCACACTGTAACGACGAGTTATTGTTCGGAGAGTATCCTTAACAGAACAATATATATACGATAAAGATGGCAATAACTAGTTctataataaaacaaaatattatactattgtaagaaaatttgattatacatttataaaatatttatttattttattacaataaatttgattattttaataattacaaTGTGTATAAAGATGAACAAATATATAACATCTAATTTTGTGTAATCATTTTGTATTTTcgcaaaaatattatagatgtgaaaattaaagaaaaataatgaattaatcCGTTTTCATGGATTTATGTATTATTAGTGTTTAAAATGATTACACATACACACAAGttaaatatatatcaaaatttttatgatttaaaagtttAGAGATGAGATCAAACcaaaacaaatagaaaatgtATAACTATTAACTTTATcctgtattatttattttgtatttagatGACAAATATTCACTTAAGAGTTAAGTATGTTTTTAGTCCTTAATATATAAGTCCCTTTTTGTGAGTTCGAAATCATCCCTAACATTGACTTtagatttaaaattatctttcagacaaaaatatccttattagtttctctttctctttatcACGGTCTTTTTCCCTCTTCACCTCCTCTATCACTCTTCATATTTGCCAGATTTTCTCAAGctctaacaacaacaacaactataTAACTACTGTCATTTTAAAACTCAAGTAAATTAATTAAgcaaataaacaaattaatcaAGCATCTTAACAAATTAACACAATAAAGAGAGAATTCAGTTCAATTTAATAGCCAAACAACTGCAATAGAGACGGACGGCAACGGCGGAGATGGGAGAAACCGGAAACACACACAACGCATACAACGGGTCACACATACAATGCAAACATAAGACAGAACGAAGAGCAGAAATTGAGAGAGATACattatagagagagaagagagaatccAAGAGCAAGTTTGTATCAACTTCAGTTGAAGAACAAGATGGTGGTTAAAGATACCTAGAAATCAAGCATCACTGACGACCAAATCACCGTAAACCCTAATAACGAAAACGAAGAACTTGAGGAGGGAGAGATCCTCAACGATAACTCCTTCACCACCTCCAGGCCACCTTCCTACTCCGGCGCCGATGCCCTTGCCCGCAACCCCGCCCCTATTCTCTTGAGAATTCTTCGACCTTCTGGTTCGATAACTCCTCTGCTAAGTCCAAGCAAACAGTTTGGGAAAGCTCCATCAGACTGATTTACACCTTTGCTGTCGTTGAAAAATTCTCGAGGTCAAGCTTCTTTCTTTtcccatttttttcatttttgggcATGATCAAAATGGGATGGCGAAGGGGGAGAGGCGTGGGCGGAGGAGAGGCGGGAAGTTGGGATGGCAAGGAGAGAGAGGGAGGTGCGACCGGCGAAGTCAGATGAGACTGGGGAGAGGAGGATAGTAAATTGGAAGAAGTCAAGGAAGAAGGAGAGGAGGGCCGTGAATTTGGGAACTGATGATGGTGAGTGAAAGGAAGGAGGAtggtatttttataaaaaatattaaacaacgATTTCAAAACCAAGTTAAATATTAGGAATGATTTTgtgtataaaaaaatgtttgggAATGAAAATTTTTCGATCTATACCTTAAGAACTAAAATTGTACttaattctttatttaatttagatagCAACAATAAGAATATCATTGGTATAGTAGCTATAAAAGCATATGATTTGTTTATAAACAGGTTTTGATTCCGACGGAATACCATTGAAGAATATCCTTAAAAGGCACATGATGCCTTTCAGGGAAAACTCAAGTTTTTACTCTTTAGAATGATCACGAGCGAgttgaaagaagaagagaaaagaacgTCGCCAATTAATTGAGAAATAAAGTAAGTTCTATTAATCGGTTTCCGAATTATTCATTTCAATAGTCTAGTAGTACaatattttcataataaaagTACAAAAGAGATTTGCTACCATAGGTCTGCAGCATTGttgttatgttttgttttgGGTGTATTTGCATAAGAGGAAGACCTAATGAACTCAATTGAGTCCTTTTGAGGAGTGTATTGGATCTATCGTTCCCGTTTAGCTGCAGTAGGGGCGCTATATGAATTACCATTGGAGGCGCAGGAGTATATAGCTTGttcgccagaacagagcaccttTAATGGGAGTATTGGGAGCATTTCAAGATGGAGAGACACATATATAGCATTCACACCACACCACTCCATCGCTGCATAGATAGAGTTGCAAGCTGCAACCTTATATATAGTCCATGTTTGTTTTGTTGACATGGATCAAACAGAGATCTGTTTGGGGGACTTGGAGCTTGAGCTGGTGGATGGAGTTGACGAAGATGGCGGGCGCTTATTATTGTCTTGCTTTGCGGCGGAGATGCGTAAACAGGTGTCCTTATAGACGGCGTCGAGCTCGTCAAAGATAACTTCAATGGTTGGACGACTCTTGCCGTGTTTTGCAACACACAGAACCGCTATGTGCAATATAGATTCGAAGTTCGCCTTGTTAACCTCGCCTCCTAGCCTCGGGTCCTCAAAATCCCTCAGCGGACGCTTTCCCATACTTACATCTCGAGCCTTTCTGGTCAGCTGGTCTCTTGCATCAAGATCCATCTCTATCACTTTCTGTCCTGAAAGGATTTGTAAAGCCACAATCCCAAAACTGTACACGTCACTTGCACAGGTTAGCTTCGCATTGCTCATGTACTCAGGATCCATGTACCCTATTGTCCCTCTAATGTCTGTGAATACCTTGCTCTCTTCTACCCCCATCATCCTTGCCAATCCGAAATCCGACAGTTTCGCTTGGTATTCCTCCGTCAGAAGTATGTTTGTCAGCTGAAAACATGCAAGCATCAAATTTGTTAGAATATGTaggataatattataaatttacggtcaaaatacaaaatatacattaaaaataaattaaacaacatatatttatatataaatacatagtGATTGAATTAATCAAGGTACATACCTTTATATCTCTATGGACAACGCAGCCTTCTATATGATGGTGGAGATACTTTAGTGCATATGAACAATCCCTCAAAATTTTCACTCTTGTTTCCCAATTCAAATGGCAGTCTTTTTCTGAATAACCAATGttatggtttatttttttatcacacTGAAGATAAAGTTAAAGGAGCTAGCTAGATAGACGAGAATAGATGACTTACTTAGTAGATGTTGAGCTAGATTTCCGTTAGCacaaaattcataaactaaatattTCTCGTCACCTTCAATGCAACAACCAAAAAGACAAACAAGGTTGGGATGGCGAAGTCTAGAAAGGCCTTGAATCTCCCGAGTGAATGAATCAGAAGGGCTGCTCTTGGTCAAATGCTTGATGGCAACAAGCTGACCGCTGGGGAGAACGCCTCTGTAAACCTGCCCGGCACTTCCGCGTCCTAGGCATATCTTCTCATCCCCGTAATTCATTGCCTTTTCGATTTCTTGTTTCGTGAAGCAGTATAGTCCTGCCCATGATGTTATCTCCTTCAATTGAAATGGCCTCAAtggctgcttcttcttcttgtgtgTATACTTTACCAGTAGAGCTATCAACAACAATACTACCACCACTACTGGCACGCTTATTAACACTAGACTTGCCGAATATTCTGAcacaaattaaagtaataatcAACACTTCATAccaagttaataattaattaattcaatttgatCTAAA
This portion of the Arachis duranensis cultivar V14167 chromosome 6, aradu.V14167.gnm2.J7QH, whole genome shotgun sequence genome encodes:
- the LOC107491784 gene encoding probable serine/threonine-protein kinase PBL28, translating into MDMKTIFHSTGVSVFAFLIFLSVFLDSSLIVSTAPNDLPQVECALNFTTYPLVASFGECWNVQENISSWTADGFPATMCCRNALTALSEALALHNHSLHGPLFVSPRQWQNCSTLFYSQYKMPAHSCGFDALFMDKEIYHCSNLAMQDVASMPQYQDTLNQCSHFDQPFVEACPDCTTAILSLRDALNGGNGDGADRAVCGVAALVAVMGGKQNDPSLADKFLRCLPPISVKKSKYSASLVLISVPVVVVVLLLIALLVKYTHKKKKQPLRPFQLKEITSWAGLYCFTKQEIEKAMNYGDEKICLGRGSAGQVYRGVLPSGQLVAIKHLTKSSPSDSFTREIQGLSRLRHPNLVCLFGCCIEGDEKYLVYEFCANGNLAQHLLKKDCHLNWETRVKILRDCSYALKYLHHHIEGCVVHRDIKLTNILLTEEYQAKLSDFGLARMMGVEESKVFTDIRGTIGYMDPEYMSNAKLTCASDVYSFGIVALQILSGQKVIEMDLDARDQLTRKARDVSMGKRPLRDFEDPRLGGEVNKANFESILHIAVLCVAKHGKSRPTIEVIFDELDAVYKDTCLRISAAKQDNNKRPPSSSTPSTSSSSKSPKQISV